In a genomic window of Hyphomicrobiales bacterium:
- a CDS encoding hypothetical protein (Evidence 5 : Unknown function), producing the protein MARFKCDRCSFDGHRHWTGERKCPSCGETYKLRVAIGVEEMTGAEVAEFEEALAS; encoded by the coding sequence ATGGCGCGATTCAAGTGCGATCGGTGCAGTTTCGACGGCCACAGACATTGGACCGGCGAGCGGAAATGCCCATCTTGCGGGGAAACCTACAAGCTCCGGGTCGCGATCGGCGTGGAGGAAATGACCGGCGCGGAGGTTGCGGAGTTCGAGGAAGCCTTGGCCAGCTAG